One window of the Burkholderia ubonensis subsp. mesacidophila genome contains the following:
- a CDS encoding CocE/NonD family hydrolase codes for MNILRLLAGLGLALAASLSHAAIACRPATPAEAAIYTTTSAFPGVVSPKDGTCWVNNLIVTMPDGTKLTANAALPKIVSADQKFPSIVMIASWATPDFIEYRGQQQRLAQDGYIVLSYTARGFYLSGGQVGVASPQDMQDVSSVVDWVIANTQADADRLAVSGISYGAGMSLMALAHDPRLKTAVAFSGWGDLVDQLYQGDSPNATWSALLFLSGKVTGRLDPIVDQYINALLDPNTPEAKINEIRAWAKVRSPSSYIDAINRRGAPVFIGKNFQDDMFTPNSSMRMFAALTGPKKLLLSPGVHAQAEVSGAVLGVPNYPYDQAHRWFDRWLKGVQNGVDTEPKVSMQVKFTDTRDVFETWPASNVSTQTLYVGPRGPIRWDLSCLCAKGTAGDLLGAPNRTPGSDLIQNLFDTTATSGPIPVVSTFGESVGAPVVNALSTVNLAAGVRYEGAPLRSPMRLRGIPTLNLRVTPSQARAQVVAYLYDVDALGVGTLITHGTRSLHRATPGATIDFPIEFSGTAYDVPAGHHIGIVLDTFDSLYGQPVNPGERFGVKFEFDPTRQSTLALPVRL; via the coding sequence ATGAATATTCTACGTTTGCTCGCCGGCCTTGGTTTGGCGCTGGCGGCGTCCTTGTCGCATGCCGCGATTGCGTGCCGACCGGCGACGCCGGCCGAAGCAGCGATCTATACCACGACGTCCGCGTTTCCGGGGGTGGTTTCTCCGAAGGACGGCACGTGCTGGGTCAACAATCTCATCGTGACGATGCCGGACGGTACGAAGCTGACCGCGAATGCCGCGCTGCCAAAAATCGTCAGCGCGGATCAGAAGTTTCCGAGTATCGTCATGATCGCCAGTTGGGCCACGCCGGATTTCATCGAGTATCGCGGCCAGCAGCAACGCCTCGCGCAAGATGGCTACATCGTCCTGAGCTATACGGCCCGCGGCTTCTACCTGTCGGGCGGACAGGTTGGCGTGGCGAGTCCGCAGGACATGCAGGACGTCTCGTCGGTGGTGGACTGGGTGATCGCCAATACGCAGGCAGACGCTGACCGGCTGGCCGTCAGTGGCATCTCCTACGGCGCGGGTATGTCGTTGATGGCGCTGGCTCATGACCCACGGCTGAAGACGGCGGTCGCCTTTTCGGGGTGGGGCGATCTGGTCGACCAGTTGTATCAGGGGGACTCCCCGAACGCGACCTGGTCGGCCCTCCTGTTCCTGTCGGGGAAGGTGACGGGGCGTCTCGATCCGATCGTGGACCAGTACATCAATGCGCTGCTCGATCCGAACACGCCCGAAGCCAAGATCAACGAGATCCGCGCATGGGCCAAGGTTCGTTCGCCTTCGTCCTATATCGACGCCATCAACCGGCGCGGCGCGCCGGTGTTCATCGGCAAGAATTTTCAGGACGATATGTTCACGCCGAATTCGTCGATGAGGATGTTTGCGGCACTCACCGGCCCCAAAAAGTTGCTGTTGAGCCCCGGTGTTCATGCGCAGGCGGAAGTCAGCGGCGCGGTGCTCGGTGTGCCGAACTATCCGTACGATCAGGCGCACCGCTGGTTCGACCGCTGGCTGAAGGGCGTGCAGAACGGCGTGGATACCGAGCCAAAGGTCTCGATGCAGGTCAAGTTCACCGATACGAGGGATGTGTTCGAAACGTGGCCGGCCAGCAACGTAAGTACACAGACGCTGTACGTCGGGCCGCGCGGCCCGATCCGCTGGGATTTGAGCTGCTTATGTGCGAAAGGCACGGCGGGCGACCTGCTGGGCGCGCCGAACCGGACGCCGGGCTCCGACCTGATCCAGAATCTCTTCGACACCACTGCGACGAGCGGCCCCATTCCGGTGGTTTCGACCTTCGGCGAAAGCGTGGGGGCGCCCGTGGTGAACGCGTTGTCGACGGTGAACCTTGCGGCAGGCGTGCGCTATGAAGGCGCGCCGCTCCGGTCGCCGATGCGCCTGCGCGGCATTCCGACGCTGAACCTGCGCGTGACGCCGTCGCAGGCGCGTGCCCAGGTGGTCGCGTATCTGTACGACGTCGATGCACTCGGTGTGGGTACGCTGATTACGCATGGCACGCGCTCGCTGCACCGGGCCACACCGGGGGCGACGATCGATTTTCCGATCGAGTTTTCCGGGACAGCCTATGACGTGCCGGCCGGCCATCATATCGGTATCGTGCTGGATACCTTCGACAGCCTGTATGGGCAGCCGGTCAATCCGGGCGAACGCTTCGGTGTGAAGTTCGAGTTCGATCCGACCAGGCAGTCGACGCTGGCGTTGCCAGTACGACTTTGA
- a CDS encoding 2,4'-dihydroxyacetophenone dioxygenase family protein, whose amino-acid sequence MTPPSIPLPTDLPPISCLPGDALPWLPMSPDLPGLAIKYLHINAAEDTLTALLKMPAGRTLPRHRHDGQVFVYTLQGAWRYVEYDWVAHAGSTVLEPAGSVHTPETLGNDGEDVITFNVMRGDLVLLDDDGRETARENCRVALLRQRKHARTAPDAAAPFVTR is encoded by the coding sequence ATGACGCCCCCGTCCATTCCGCTCCCGACCGACCTGCCGCCGATCTCGTGCCTGCCCGGCGACGCGCTGCCGTGGCTGCCGATGAGCCCGGACCTGCCGGGCCTCGCGATCAAGTACCTGCACATCAACGCGGCCGAGGACACGCTGACCGCGCTGCTGAAGATGCCCGCCGGCCGCACGCTGCCGCGCCATCGTCACGACGGGCAGGTGTTCGTCTATACCTTGCAGGGCGCGTGGCGCTACGTCGAATACGATTGGGTCGCGCATGCCGGCTCGACGGTGCTCGAGCCGGCCGGCTCGGTCCATACGCCGGAAACGCTTGGCAACGACGGCGAAGACGTGATCACGTTCAACGTGATGCGCGGCGATCTCGTGCTGCTCGACGACGACGGCCGCGAGACCGCGCGGGAGAATTGCCGCGTCGCGCTGTTGCGGCAACGCAAGCATGCGCGCACGGCGCCGGATGCTGCCGCGCCGTTTGTCACCCGCTGA
- a CDS encoding type VI secretion system Vgr family protein — MARERGAQGALAQWITGRQSYFLEVPGAPRAQDLSIMSFALDERLGEPYRIEVTLTSPIALARTDYLNRPGTFTIEPPGTGGADEAARKFAGCITAFGQVRKTRDFVSYRIVVEPFVARLRLAQATRIYQQQSVPEIIESILRRHEFRSHQFSFKLRRAYPRLAFRMQYRMSDWDYLRLLMEQTGLFCFFRAGQHGDELHFGDDVDAYTYRPNVTIPYREASGLETGHEAVLALESHSETIPQTIKVADYNPEKAYDRFKAEANVARDDPTTWGQCYIYGSHHLDGDEAKREAQLRHEAAVAWQVVYSGKSSVVDFAPGLVVKLDEKQADAPHGIVIVSVRHEGGRDTSYVNTFEAIPSGRPFRLKLDERRYPTIAGTLSARITTPDASPYANLTSAGLYTARFDFDFNDWPAGGECVPLRLAKPFAGGNQTGFHFPLLADTEVAVAFVGGNPNRPYIAHAHHHSQAVDLVTSRDGFNSRSVIRTQANNKLRFEDFKGREGIKLSTDYGGKTQVNLGHLVDSRKATRGEGFEVRTDERGVLRAGKGLFLSADAQSNAGGHAFDMTVAREQLDAARSRMKSLADAVATAKATVAACETQQALLEARIKDLQAAVLLASAPHGVAITSGEHMQLATGGHLFTTTGGNADAAVGGNYTVAAGNAVSMYANAQGMKLYAGAGKVDVQAQGDALELTALKGVTIASTSDAVTLNASKSLTLMCGGAYIKLSGGQVEIGSAGHIRLKGPLRIEPSGTQRQALPLMPKQEQTGMQLWHAYPNGEPVRHAPYRVTFPDGSWREGRLDASGRGTLATVPRGGGTVEYLEEDHDLQDRARKWSDPSGAAQLDRVAGNAGDAVPSLVGTAMASPIARVVESATVIKATASSVAASVAKGDVAALGQAGLNVLEQRAVGSMSSLSDF, encoded by the coding sequence ATGGCCCGAGAACGAGGTGCACAAGGCGCGCTGGCGCAGTGGATAACCGGTCGTCAGTCGTATTTCCTGGAAGTGCCGGGCGCCCCGCGGGCGCAAGATCTGTCGATCATGTCGTTCGCGCTCGACGAACGGCTTGGCGAGCCTTACCGGATCGAAGTGACGCTGACGAGCCCGATTGCGCTCGCGCGCACCGACTATCTCAATCGCCCCGGAACCTTCACGATCGAACCGCCGGGAACGGGCGGGGCTGACGAAGCGGCGCGCAAATTCGCCGGCTGCATCACCGCGTTCGGCCAGGTACGCAAGACGCGTGATTTCGTGTCGTACCGGATCGTCGTCGAGCCGTTCGTTGCGCGTTTGCGCCTTGCTCAGGCAACGCGTATCTATCAGCAGCAATCCGTGCCGGAGATCATCGAATCGATCCTGAGACGACACGAATTCCGTTCCCATCAGTTTTCGTTCAAGCTGCGGCGCGCCTATCCACGTCTCGCGTTCCGCATGCAGTACCGGATGTCCGATTGGGATTACCTTCGTCTGCTGATGGAGCAGACGGGCTTGTTCTGCTTCTTCCGCGCCGGACAGCATGGCGACGAACTGCATTTCGGCGACGACGTCGATGCCTATACGTACCGGCCGAACGTGACCATTCCATACCGCGAAGCAAGCGGCCTCGAAACCGGCCATGAAGCCGTTCTGGCGCTCGAATCGCATAGCGAAACGATCCCGCAGACGATCAAGGTCGCAGACTACAACCCGGAGAAGGCCTACGATCGGTTCAAGGCTGAAGCCAATGTCGCGCGCGACGATCCGACGACATGGGGCCAGTGCTACATATACGGCTCGCACCACCTGGACGGAGACGAAGCCAAGCGCGAAGCCCAGTTGCGCCATGAGGCCGCCGTCGCGTGGCAGGTCGTGTATTCCGGCAAGAGCTCCGTAGTGGATTTTGCGCCCGGACTCGTCGTAAAGCTCGACGAGAAGCAGGCCGACGCGCCACACGGGATCGTGATCGTATCGGTCCGGCATGAGGGCGGCCGTGATACGTCCTATGTCAACACTTTCGAGGCAATTCCGTCGGGGCGGCCGTTCCGTCTAAAACTCGACGAGCGTCGCTACCCGACGATCGCCGGTACGTTGTCGGCGCGAATCACGACGCCGGACGCTTCGCCGTACGCAAATCTGACAAGCGCTGGCCTGTATACGGCGCGCTTCGATTTCGACTTCAACGACTGGCCGGCAGGCGGCGAATGCGTGCCACTGCGGCTCGCCAAGCCGTTCGCGGGTGGGAATCAGACCGGGTTTCATTTTCCGTTGCTGGCCGATACGGAGGTGGCTGTTGCGTTCGTCGGAGGGAATCCGAATCGGCCATATATCGCCCATGCGCATCACCACAGCCAGGCCGTCGACCTTGTGACGAGCCGTGATGGCTTCAATTCACGCAGCGTGATACGCACGCAGGCGAACAACAAGCTTCGTTTCGAAGATTTCAAGGGACGCGAGGGGATCAAGCTGTCGACTGACTACGGCGGGAAGACGCAGGTCAATCTCGGTCATCTGGTCGACAGCCGTAAAGCGACGCGCGGCGAGGGATTCGAAGTCCGCACCGACGAGCGTGGCGTGTTGCGCGCAGGCAAGGGGCTGTTCCTGTCAGCCGACGCTCAGTCGAACGCGGGGGGGCATGCGTTCGACATGACGGTTGCGCGGGAGCAACTCGATGCTGCCCGATCGCGAATGAAGAGCTTGGCCGACGCGGTCGCGACAGCTAAAGCGACCGTTGCCGCATGTGAAACCCAACAGGCGTTGCTGGAAGCAAGGATCAAGGATCTGCAGGCGGCAGTGCTGCTCGCCTCCGCGCCACACGGGGTTGCGATTACAAGTGGCGAGCATATGCAACTGGCAACCGGCGGACATCTGTTCACGACGACCGGCGGCAATGCGGATGCTGCAGTCGGCGGAAATTACACAGTCGCGGCCGGCAATGCGGTGTCAATGTACGCGAATGCGCAAGGCATGAAGCTATACGCGGGGGCAGGCAAGGTGGACGTTCAGGCGCAAGGGGATGCGCTGGAACTTACGGCCCTGAAGGGCGTGACGATTGCGAGCACGTCGGACGCGGTGACGCTGAACGCGAGCAAATCACTGACGCTGATGTGCGGGGGCGCGTACATCAAGCTGTCGGGCGGTCAGGTAGAGATCGGCAGCGCGGGCCATATCCGGCTGAAGGGGCCGTTGCGTATCGAGCCGTCCGGTACCCAGCGGCAGGCGTTGCCGCTGATGCCGAAGCAGGAACAGACCGGCATGCAACTCTGGCACGCGTACCCGAACGGCGAGCCGGTGAGGCACGCGCCATACCGCGTGACGTTCCCGGACGGCTCGTGGCGCGAAGGCCGGCTGGACGCCAGCGGGCGCGGCACGCTGGCGACCGTGCCGCGCGGCGGCGGCACGGTCGAGTATCTCGAGGAAGACCACGATCTGCAGGACAGGGCGCGCAAGTGGAGCGATCCGAGTGGCGCGGCGCAACTGGACAGGGTGGCAGGCAACGCTGGGGATGCCGTTCCCAGTCTTGTCGGGACGGCGATGGCCTCGCCGATTGCGCGGGTTGTGGAGTCGGCAACTGTGATCAAGGCGACGGCGTCGAGCGTTGCAGCAAGTGTTGCCAAGGGCGATGTCGCGGCACTCGGTCAGGCTGGACTTAACGTGCTCGAACAGCGGGCCGTTGGCTCAATGTCGAGCCTGTCAGATTTTTAG
- a CDS encoding IS256 family transposase, protein MTDATVTKKSKNPKAPKLFPDELIDQLLAQVQGKDAESILGESGLAGQLKKQLAERMLAAELSHHLEVETEQGKAGNHRNGTSSKTVLTPNGELKLDIPRDRQATFEPQLVGKYQRRLPGFDDHVISMYARGMSVREIQGHLLELYGLQVSPDLISTVTDEVLADVEQWQQRPLEAMYPIVYFDALRLKIRDEGTVKNKAVYLALGIRADGRKEVLGLWIEQTEGAKFWLKVFNELKNRGLHDILIAVVDGLRGFPEAIEAVYPVAQIQTCIVHLIRNSLNLASWKDRKPLAAAIKPIYQAATAEAAAAALDAFAQSEWGRKFPTVAAMWQRQWEQVIPFFAYPPEVRRIVYTTNAIESMHMQLRKIVKNRGHFPSDEAASKLLYLALRNIEKDWKMPPITWRQAVNQFAILFGERFTSAIS, encoded by the coding sequence ATGACCGATGCAACAGTGACCAAGAAGAGCAAGAACCCGAAGGCACCGAAGCTGTTTCCCGATGAGCTGATCGATCAGTTGCTTGCCCAGGTTCAGGGCAAGGATGCTGAGTCGATCCTGGGCGAATCGGGGCTGGCCGGCCAGCTCAAGAAGCAGCTGGCCGAGCGCATGCTCGCGGCCGAGTTGAGCCACCATCTGGAAGTCGAGACCGAGCAAGGCAAGGCCGGCAACCACCGCAACGGCACCAGCTCCAAGACGGTCCTGACGCCCAACGGCGAACTGAAGCTGGATATTCCGCGCGACCGGCAGGCGACGTTCGAGCCGCAATTGGTCGGCAAGTATCAACGCCGGCTGCCCGGCTTCGACGACCACGTCATCAGCATGTATGCGCGCGGCATGAGCGTGCGCGAGATTCAGGGCCATTTGCTGGAACTGTACGGGCTGCAGGTGTCGCCCGACCTGATTTCGACGGTCACCGACGAGGTGCTGGCCGACGTCGAGCAGTGGCAGCAGCGCCCGCTCGAGGCCATGTATCCGATCGTGTACTTTGACGCGCTGCGGCTGAAGATCCGTGACGAAGGCACGGTCAAGAACAAGGCGGTCTATCTGGCGCTGGGCATCCGCGCCGACGGCCGCAAGGAAGTGCTGGGTTTGTGGATCGAGCAAACCGAGGGCGCCAAGTTCTGGCTGAAGGTCTTCAACGAGCTGAAGAACCGCGGCTTGCACGACATCCTGATCGCGGTGGTCGACGGTTTGCGCGGCTTCCCCGAAGCGATCGAGGCGGTCTATCCGGTCGCCCAAATCCAGACCTGCATCGTGCATCTGATCCGCAATTCGCTGAATCTGGCGAGCTGGAAGGACCGCAAGCCGCTGGCTGCCGCGATCAAGCCGATCTACCAGGCCGCCACGGCCGAGGCGGCAGCAGCGGCGCTCGACGCCTTTGCGCAGAGCGAGTGGGGCCGCAAATTCCCCACCGTCGCAGCCATGTGGCAGCGTCAATGGGAACAGGTAATACCCTTCTTCGCCTATCCGCCCGAGGTACGTCGAATCGTATATACGACCAACGCTATCGAGAGCATGCACATGCAGTTGCGCAAGATCGTGAAGAATCGCGGCCACTTCCCCAGCGACGAAGCCGCCAGCAAACTGCTGTATCTGGCTTTGCGCAACATCGAAAAGGATTGGAAGATGCCGCCTATCACTTGGCGGCAAGCAGTCAATCAGTTCGCCATCCTGTTCGGCGAGCGATTCACCTCCGCCATCAGCTGA
- a CDS encoding RHS repeat-associated core domain-containing protein: protein MAGTETLRPPQRPIPKALQQNAEARRVIVSPVPAPATSPKVVAARAESVTNHGLEIFIQCLYMIPVVGNAMSLYDVGVDIYRICSEPGGAKKVLSWSILAIDAIGVVPAAGNATRPARAIVKEVLLAFAKGAGAAALVELFWATAGGDVIAFMADLDAHLKQWKGDIVKGVRDASQTVRRFVINPVSAAEQMGRIQKNRGFLSWVPSTEAIALHGIDQLLKLSGQRDAIVAWLDEFDRNTGPMLDAAFGDVAQAGSLLFMAAQITAEIKARRARKVPSHVAQATPGPMLAPHKKRGEHRDSTQKGAQPSNLPAKDGCGCPPTASAKPVNYAMGDENLEQTDFVLDGIAPIVWTRRYRSSLAAYDASPLGARWSSPYHLSLEERDGVLTFFDPDNRAVPLPPVEIGESVEVPAEQFAVTRPDNRHIQLAYPDGSREDYERHGMVTHARYRLVARQGRDGLGLTFSYNAAGELATLSDGAENAIRLEYVDGRVVAIYRTGVPGLAREALARYTYDAAGDLTSHVDMLGFRRTYAYQQHLLTRYTDLNGNAANLAWDWPGKRAGLPAPADAQCVRTWLGDDGQHIQDEMHFEYHREHWYTKVTDADGHATIHRYDYHNRIVLVEYADGTTDGFEWDAHHRLVGTQNALGHTQRFDYDAQGRLTAETDALGNTTRTEYNADGLPITVTAPDGRITQTEYDSLGRPVSATDAAGRTTRYTWSGNGRLLSLTDPKGGVKRFRHDNAGRLVESTDCSGHTTRYGYDERGHLSRITDAEGHATIYHCDTRGQVVSVTHPDGVEERFTWDGDGNLRTYRDGAGQLTEYAFNARRQPTWRKDAAGRQLTYAYDRQWRLTTLINENEEQTRFRYDPLGQLIEQTDFDGSTTRYRWDEAGRLAGSQEGDVDTAYTRDPLGRLTRREIDGPSGSVTAHFYYDARGRLTTAQGTNSTVRLHYDDADNLIAEAQTHGPDTGVAYTAVTRHEYDALGNRIRTQLPNTRTIDWLRYGSGHVHGVLLDGQPLVNFERDKLHRETVRRHRSFEQMREYDPAGRLRRMIVRRDAHALPTDWIAARQYRYDAAGQLTRIEDRMRGATDYAYDPVGRLLKAVTPDLKEVFAFDPAGNPVDPEKLTPRPTEETREEMSRRHQRIIAQDRAWQDAHPGERMTPEQIARRTRMADEAGQLNAWEQALPKCVGNVLKELNRTRYDHDTHGNLIRKTEPGGVTWLYAYDAANRLKRADRYTKPPAANEIDRLERTQDGTAFIPGTMRPALQVRFEYDAFGRRTLKEVGRPDGSIDRTVFTWDGDVLLMEERFHLPPRQPGEYEPLTFRPVQIVREDPDDAYSLPVAQRMHTLSERHQWQGASLYLHEPGTFVPLARLDETLVEAAFIATGTDGRFVQVPAKTRHATLFYQNDHLGTPQELLDESGKVVWLGRYRAWGGEKAVWRAQPERHEARNPIRFQGQYHDEETGLHYNRHRYYDPNSGRFVSKDPIGLAGGINVYQYAPNPTGWIDPLGLARKCPSCQDKNDRQCDEVHNDYNQAMNSALDFTKITAKGAIPNPAKFGSQPFNGRRAPDEYRGFRVEHDERHGAHINVFNGKGNEKTICFNASGKTVAKIVKRFNR from the coding sequence ATGGCCGGCACCGAAACCCTTCGCCCCCCACAGCGCCCGATCCCCAAAGCCCTCCAGCAGAACGCCGAAGCCCGGCGCGTGATCGTCAGTCCGGTTCCCGCGCCCGCGACATCACCGAAGGTGGTCGCCGCCCGCGCCGAATCGGTCACGAACCACGGCCTCGAGATTTTCATTCAGTGCCTGTACATGATTCCGGTCGTCGGCAATGCGATGTCGCTCTACGACGTCGGCGTCGACATCTACCGGATCTGCAGCGAGCCGGGCGGCGCGAAGAAAGTCCTCAGCTGGAGCATCCTCGCGATCGACGCGATCGGGGTCGTGCCCGCGGCGGGCAATGCGACCCGGCCGGCCCGCGCAATCGTCAAGGAGGTGCTGCTCGCGTTCGCCAAGGGCGCGGGCGCGGCGGCGCTGGTCGAGCTGTTCTGGGCCACGGCCGGCGGCGACGTGATCGCGTTCATGGCCGATCTGGATGCGCACCTGAAGCAATGGAAGGGCGACATCGTCAAGGGTGTGCGCGACGCGTCGCAGACGGTGCGGCGCTTCGTGATCAATCCGGTCTCGGCTGCGGAGCAGATGGGGCGCATCCAAAAGAACCGCGGATTCCTGTCCTGGGTGCCGTCGACCGAGGCCATCGCGCTGCACGGCATCGATCAGCTGCTCAAGCTGTCCGGTCAGCGCGACGCGATCGTCGCGTGGCTCGACGAATTCGACCGCAACACCGGGCCGATGCTCGACGCGGCGTTTGGCGACGTGGCGCAGGCCGGCAGCCTGCTGTTCATGGCCGCGCAGATCACCGCGGAGATCAAGGCGCGGCGCGCGCGCAAGGTGCCGTCGCATGTCGCGCAGGCCACCCCGGGCCCGATGCTGGCGCCGCACAAGAAGCGCGGCGAGCATCGCGATTCGACGCAGAAGGGCGCGCAGCCGAGCAACCTGCCGGCGAAAGACGGCTGCGGGTGCCCGCCCACCGCGAGCGCGAAGCCGGTCAACTACGCGATGGGTGACGAGAACCTCGAGCAGACGGACTTCGTGCTCGACGGGATCGCACCGATCGTGTGGACGCGGCGCTACCGGTCGAGCCTCGCGGCGTACGACGCGAGTCCGCTCGGCGCGCGCTGGAGCAGCCCGTATCACCTGTCGCTCGAAGAACGGGACGGTGTCCTGACGTTCTTCGATCCCGACAACCGCGCGGTGCCGCTGCCGCCGGTGGAGATCGGCGAATCGGTCGAGGTGCCGGCCGAGCAATTCGCCGTCACGCGCCCGGATAATCGGCACATTCAACTGGCCTATCCCGACGGCAGTCGAGAGGATTACGAACGGCATGGCATGGTGACGCATGCGCGCTATCGCCTCGTCGCCCGCCAGGGCCGCGACGGCCTCGGCCTGACCTTCTCGTACAACGCAGCCGGCGAACTCGCCACGCTCAGCGACGGTGCGGAGAACGCGATCCGCCTCGAATACGTCGACGGACGAGTCGTGGCGATCTACCGCACGGGCGTGCCAGGCCTCGCCCGGGAAGCGCTCGCGCGCTACACCTACGACGCGGCAGGCGACCTGACCAGCCACGTCGACATGCTGGGATTCCGGCGCACGTACGCGTACCAGCAGCACCTGCTCACACGCTACACGGACCTCAACGGCAACGCCGCGAATCTGGCGTGGGACTGGCCGGGCAAGCGCGCCGGCCTGCCCGCGCCGGCCGACGCGCAGTGCGTGCGCACCTGGCTCGGCGACGACGGGCAGCACATTCAGGACGAGATGCATTTCGAGTACCACCGCGAGCACTGGTACACGAAGGTCACCGATGCGGACGGCCACGCGACGATCCATCGCTACGACTATCACAACCGGATCGTGCTGGTCGAATATGCGGACGGGACCACGGACGGATTCGAATGGGACGCACACCACCGTCTCGTCGGCACCCAAAACGCATTGGGTCACACGCAGCGCTTCGACTACGACGCGCAGGGGCGCCTCACCGCCGAAACGGACGCGCTCGGCAACACGACGCGCACCGAATACAACGCGGACGGCTTGCCGATCACGGTCACGGCGCCGGATGGCCGTATTACGCAGACCGAATACGACTCGCTTGGCCGGCCGGTCTCGGCGACGGACGCCGCCGGCCGGACCACGCGCTACACATGGAGCGGCAACGGCCGCCTGCTGTCGCTGACCGACCCAAAGGGCGGCGTGAAGCGCTTCCGCCACGACAACGCGGGACGGCTCGTCGAGTCGACCGACTGTTCCGGCCACACGACGCGCTACGGCTACGACGAGCGCGGCCACCTGTCGCGCATCACCGATGCCGAGGGCCACGCGACGATATACCACTGCGACACGCGGGGACAGGTCGTCAGCGTCACGCATCCGGATGGGGTCGAGGAGCGCTTCACGTGGGACGGCGACGGCAACCTGCGCACCTACCGGGATGGCGCGGGCCAGCTGACGGAGTATGCGTTCAACGCCCGCCGGCAGCCGACCTGGCGCAAGGATGCAGCGGGACGGCAGCTGACGTATGCATACGACCGGCAGTGGCGGCTGACCACGCTGATCAACGAGAACGAGGAGCAGACGCGGTTCCGCTACGACCCGCTGGGGCAGTTGATCGAGCAGACGGACTTCGACGGCAGCACGACCCGCTACCGGTGGGACGAGGCAGGCCGGCTGGCCGGCTCGCAGGAAGGCGACGTCGACACGGCCTACACGCGCGACCCGCTCGGGCGGCTCACGCGGCGCGAGATCGACGGGCCGAGCGGCAGCGTCACCGCGCATTTCTATTACGACGCGCGCGGCCGGCTGACGACCGCGCAGGGCACCAACAGCACGGTCCGGCTGCACTACGACGACGCCGACAACCTGATCGCCGAAGCGCAGACCCACGGCCCGGACACGGGTGTCGCCTACACGGCGGTGACGCGGCACGAATACGACGCGCTCGGCAACCGGATCCGCACGCAGCTACCGAATACGCGCACGATCGACTGGCTGCGCTATGGCTCGGGCCATGTGCACGGGGTGCTGCTGGACGGCCAGCCGCTGGTCAACTTCGAGCGCGACAAGCTGCATCGCGAAACTGTTCGCCGTCACCGCAGTTTCGAGCAGATGCGCGAATACGACCCGGCCGGGCGGCTGCGGCGGATGATCGTGCGCCGCGATGCGCACGCGCTGCCGACGGACTGGATCGCCGCGCGACAGTACCGGTACGACGCGGCGGGCCAACTGACGCGCATCGAGGATCGCATGCGCGGGGCGACGGACTACGCGTACGACCCGGTGGGGCGGCTGCTGAAGGCGGTAACGCCGGACCTGAAGGAAGTCTTTGCATTCGATCCGGCCGGCAATCCGGTGGACCCGGAGAAGCTGACGCCGCGCCCGACCGAGGAGACGCGTGAGGAGATGAGCCGGCGGCACCAGCGCATCATCGCGCAGGATCGGGCATGGCAGGACGCGCATCCGGGCGAGCGGATGACGCCCGAGCAGATCGCGCGGCGCACGCGAATGGCAGACGAAGCCGGCCAGCTGAACGCGTGGGAGCAGGCGCTGCCGAAGTGCGTGGGCAACGTGCTGAAGGAATTGAACCGCACCCGCTACGACCATGACACACACGGCAACCTGATCCGCAAAACCGAGCCGGGCGGCGTGACGTGGCTGTACGCATACGATGCGGCGAACCGGCTGAAGCGGGCCGATCGCTACACGAAACCGCCGGCGGCGAACGAGATCGACCGGCTCGAGCGGACGCAGGACGGCACCGCGTTCATCCCGGGCACGATGCGGCCGGCATTGCAGGTGCGCTTCGAATATGACGCGTTCGGGCGGCGCACGCTGAAGGAGGTGGGACGGCCGGACGGCAGCATCGACCGGACGGTGTTCACGTGGGACGGCGACGTGCTGCTGATGGAGGAGCGCTTCCACTTGCCGCCGCGGCAGCCGGGCGAATATGAGCCGTTGACCTTCCGGCCGGTGCAGATCGTGCGCGAGGATCCGGACGATGCGTATTCGCTGCCGGTGGCGCAGCGAATGCATACGCTAAGCGAGCGGCATCAGTGGCAAGGGGCGTCGCTCTACCTGCATGAACCCGGCACGTTCGTGCCGCTGGCACGGCTGGACGAGACGCTGGTGGAAGCGGCGTTCATTGCGACGGGGACGGATGGCCGGTTCGTGCAGGTGCCGGCGAAGACGCGGCATGCGACGCTGTTTTACCAGAACGATCATCTGGGGACGCCGCAGGAACTGCTCGATGAATCGGGAAAGGTGGTGTGGCTCGGCCGGTACCGGGCGTGGGGCGGAGAGAAGGCCGTTTGGAGGGCGCAGCCGGAACGCCATGAGGCGAGGAACCCGATCCGGTTCCAGGGGCAGTACCATGACGAAGAGACAGGGCTGCACTATAACCGGCACCGGTACTACGATCCGAACTCGGGACGGTTCGTCAGCAAGGACCCGATCGGGCTGGCGGGCGGCATCAACGTCTATCAATACGCTCCAAACCCGACGGGTTGGATTGATCCGCTAGGGTTGGCGAGAAAGTGTCCTTCATGTCAGGATAAGAATGATCGCCAGTGCGATGAAGTACACAATGACTACAATCAAGCGATGAATAGTGCCCTTGACTTTACTAAGATTACAGCAAAGGGGGCTATTCCAAACCCAGCAAAATTTGGCTCTCAGCCGTTTAACGGACGACGCGCTCCTGATGAATATCGCGGGTTTCGTGTTGAGCACGACGAAAGGCATGGTGCTCACATCAATGTGTTCAATGGGAAAGGAAATGAAAAAACAATCTGCTTCAATGCATCTGGCAAGACAGTTGCCAAGATAGTCAAGAGGTTCAATCGATGA